A segment of the Phocoena sinus isolate mPhoSin1 chromosome 11, mPhoSin1.pri, whole genome shotgun sequence genome:
GGCCAGGGCCAGCACCGTGGTGATGGCCAGCACCCGCTTGATGCTCGACTTGCTCTCCAGGTGACCTGGAAGAAACGTGCTGGTCAGGCAGCGGGAGCCAGCCTAGGGAACCACGGTGGGGTCGGCCCCGgccagggaggggcgggggagccCTGGCCGCAGCAGCAGACGCACCAAAGGCGAGGCCCAGGATGACCACGCTCAGCTCGATGGCCAGCAGGAAGAAGCGGGTAATCTCCCACAGGATCTGGACACAGAGCGGGCAGAGCGTCAGCCTGGGGGCCGGCTGCCCCCTCCCAGCGCCCAGCAGCCCTGCCAGCAGGCCCAGCCCCACCTTATCAGCGACAGTCGCAGCGTCTGAGGCGCTGACCGTCATGGACACCACGGCCCGGGCGATGCCCACCAGCGCCACCACGAACACCTGGTGAGCGAGAGAGGGGTTGGGGGGTTGGCGTCGGGGGACAAGAGCTCCAGGAATCGCAGGGCCTGCACCCCACACCCCACGTCTGCAGGAGCCCTCAATTCCTCAAGAATGGAAGGACTCCACACTAAACGGGCCGCCTGGGTGGGATGCAGGGAGGCCTGGCCTCCCCTCTGGGCCTTGGCTTCCTGGCTACGCTGACAGCCTGGGAAGGCTTGTTAGGGTGACGTGGTGCAGCCAGCCTGCCGGGTTCTAATCCCAGACCTGCCGCTCGCTGCCTCTGGGACCTGTCTGTGCTGCACCTCATCTACGAAATACAGGGAGACAGCACCCTGGGATCCAGCTGGGACTGTCAGTTTCTCAGTCACTActaccccgcccccacccaccccgggcTTCTGTGAGCTTAAGTTCAGTTTTCTGACACATGTGAACAGAAGAGCCCAGATTTGTACACTCTCTCCTTTGTGCCTTGAAAACCATGTCCCATCTCAGGGAGGGTGACACCACTCAGGGCCACGCGCCCACTGTGTGCCGGGCCCCCACGGGGCTGGAGCTCTGCGCAGTCCCACTGGGTGCTCACGGGAGCACCGCAAACTAAAGCAGATCCACGTCACGTCGTGTAGGAGggcactgaggtccagagaggccaAGTTGTTGGCCCACGGTCACTCAGCACAGCTGGGGTTCAGAATGCAGTGGGCTTTTTCCCCAGCCCAGCATCCATTCCCCGATTTTCTTCCTGGGACCATCACCCCTCCTCAGTCCATACAGTCTGGCTGAGCTGACCCCACCATCCCAGCTCCAAAGTGTCCCTTTCCCTGCTAGTCACAGAGTCTGGATCAGGGATGAACAGGGGTTCCAAGGTGGGCCACTCAGAGGGAATTGCAGATCAACACTGCAGCATCAGGAAAGAGGTACCCTTCTACTGGAGATGGCAGGGAGGTTAGCTCAGAGCGGCTCTTGGCTACCTCTGATACCTTATGGGGAGAACTCATCTGCGATAAGGCCAGAGGACAgcagagatgcagagagagagacagtccTGATGACATCAGTTAATgccctggatccagccataccTGAAGCTGGTTTTTCATTACAAAGACAGCTTAAGCCAGTTGgagttgggttttctgtcacCAACTGGAATGAACTCACCAGGATATAGAAGGTGATAAAAATGGGGCTGGAGGTGACTCGAATCTTGGCCCGGGCAAACGGAAGCTTCCAGAGCAGGAAGATGAAGAACAGCACGTTGGGGACGAGCAGCAAGAGGTCCCAGTACCGGACCCTAGCAGGGGGGTGCAGAAGGCGGCTCACTGCTGGGTTTGTCTGCAGCCCACCcggcgcgctctctctctctctctctctctcacacacacacacacacacacacacacccgacCCCGGAAACCCCCCGTCACGCAGCCCGGCAGGACTGTGCCGGCCTCACCTAGAGGTGCCGATGTCCTCGTAGAGCAGCAGCAGACAGCGGTGCGGCACGCTGATGTTGGGCGCCGGGGGCAGGGCCCCGCTGGCCCAGATCTCCTCCTCCGGGGTGTCCATCCCGCCAGCCGCCGGCCCTGGGGGGTGACAGCTACCACGTGAGCAGCGCAGGGGCTGTGCAGCCCTGGGCCTCTGGCGGGTGGTGGGGGCCAGCAGGTGGGGGGCAGGTGTGGCGCTCCCTCCCGCCCGGGTCGCAACCCAGCCCCGGACAGGGGCCATTCCTCGCTGTCGCCTCTGTGTCGGGGACTGGACGGCGGCAGCAGCACATCGCAGGGAGCACATGGGCCCGGGCGGCAGCAGGACGTGACAGATGCCAGCCTTTAAAACGATGACTGAACAGACTGGGCTCCTGACCCGGCGCCCCCATTTCTGGGCCATTCGCGACAGCCCCAGGCGGGAGCAGCCCAAGTGCCCCCATCAGCAGAACTGACACGTCAACGGGGCGTCCGCATGACCGGTGGAACGCCGGCCAGAAATGAGAGTGACTCCTGCCCTGTGGTGACACGGAGGGCCTGGCAGCCGGGCACTGAGCAGAGCCCGGCCAGCTGTGGGCACGCGGCCTGCCCCTACACGGGCACCAGGAGGGGTGCCCTGTGGAGGGTCGAGGGCGTGGGGCCAGCCCTGGAGACACGACCCGGTGGCAGGCACGCTGGCGTGCTCCAGTGTCGCGGTTCATGGAGCCACGCACCTGTGATCCAAGCGATTTTCCGTATGGGTTACGTGtcagtagatttaaaaaaatggaaaagatgaatCGTTTATGCTGAGAGCGCAGGTCTCCCGTTCAGCAGGGAGCAGCCCAGGACACCTCCTGCAGGGTTTGCAGCGAAGCAACAGGATCCCACGCTCGTGCTGTGCTCACGTCCCTGGACAGCAGGCCTGCAGGGCAGCACCCCGCGGGCCAAGCTGTGGAACGAGCGCTGCTCTGCCGAAAGTGGGGAGATTCCGAAGCGGGAGGGCCGAGACGTAGGGCTCAGAATCCCCATCCTTCTCTCCCACAGGCCACCCAGCGGCTCTGGGATGGCGTCCCCACTGGCAGCCTGAGGATACACCAAGGACGGGAGGTACTGCAGGGGACAACGTGTGCCTGCCACGGTAGGTCCAAGGAAAGAAGCTGGTTTCCTCCCTGTTCCTGCGCTCTGCACCCTTCCACTGGTGCTGACGTGGTCGAGCACCTGCTATGAGCCGGCAGGTCCGGGTGCCAGGACGCACCTGCCCTCTTGGGGCCCTCATTCTCGGAGAGGAGGCCGACAGCCAGCACGAATACCATACTTAAAAAGCAAACCTCTCCTAGAGataagtgctaagaagaaaacacagtctTGGCCTGTTCAAAGGGCAAAGAGCAGGCTGGAAGAGAGAGCAGAAAGGGTAGGGGCCAGGTCAGCCGGGACCACCGGCATGGTGAGCTCACTTTAAATGCAACAGGAGGGTGTAGGAAGGCGGGCGACGCAGCCCCGCTCCCATGTGGAGAGGCTGCcgtggaggggaagggagactGAGGAGTGCCCGGCCAGGCCGGCGAGGACAGTGGCCGAACGGGCAGGGGCAGCGGGGGTGGAGTGGAGGGATCTGGGACCCCTTTGGGAGGGTTGGCCAGCAAGACCCGCAGACAGACGCACGTTGGGGTGAGGGAAGACGGCAGGGCAGGCTGAGGCCGGGGCTCTGGCCCGAGCCTCGGGGTGCCCAGCCCAGTGGCCCCGTGACACTGCCCCTCTGCCTCGCTAACGAGGTGCCCCGCCGTTGCAGGACCCTCCTTGATGCCCTGCGTTCAGGGCAGGGGCCCCTTGCCAGCGCCAGGAGCTGAGCCTCGGCTGCTGTAAGCCAGAGGTTTCGGAGTGGGGGTGGTGTGGCGCAGCGTGGGTCACCTGAGCAGGGCGCAGGGTGCCCATGTGACACAGGGTGGGGGTCCAGGGCTGCCTGACGTCCTGCAGGGACCCCACACGGCAGAGAAGCCCGTGGGGATGAATGGGGACAGAAGCAGGAGGGCCGATagagtggggagggggggcggTCAGAGGGCTTCTCTTGGCCTTGCCTGTCCAGCACCCCATTTTCCCATGGGGGCACCTCAGCACCCCAGTCCCCAACCACAGGGTTTAGGTACTGCTGACTCCACTCCTCCACAACTCCAGGGAATGTGCACATTGGAGTCCCACGTGGAAAGAAAGCCAACACAGCGGTGAAAGACTGATGGAAATAGATCCTGGAGATGGCGCCTTGCAggagcccctggatccagccacACCTGAAGGTAGATACCCGCACCCCAGGTCGGACTTTTCAGTTACAGAATCCAACAAACTCCCTTTCCTGCGTAGGCCGGTTTGACTCCGAGTTGGGTAGACCTTGGTTATGCTTCTGGCTCTGCCGGGTTCTTTCTTCGTGACCTTGGGGGAGTCTTTCCCCTCTCTGGGTGTCACAGGACaataacaccccccccccccccaccgcaacAAGGCTGCTGTAAGGATCAAGCGAGACCAGAGAAGTGAACGTCTACAAAAGGTCACACACAGAAAGGTAACTCCTGCTTTTCTTCccggaggaggggctgggggtcgTGCAGCAGGGAAGGATCTGGTTCACGGGTCCAAGCGCCACTTGCTATGGAGTCTGAGGTGAGGAAGGAGCGCGTCAGCTAAGCCCCCTCTACCAAGCCCTGCTAGCTCTGTAATAGCTGCAGAGAAGGCTCACGGAGCCCTGCCACCCTGCAGGGAGGTACCTGTGTCACCCCCTGCACAGAGCCCGGAGCCGGGCAGCGCAGGCCCCCAACCGGCAACTTGCCAGGGGCCCCTCCTGGGGCCTTGGCGTCTCCACCTGCAGCCGGGTTTGATCCAGAGTGGAGTGTTGGTAAGAAGCAGATTCGGGTCAGGCAGGTCTGGGGGCTAAGAGTCTGCATCTCTAACACCCTCCCAGCTGGCACTGCTGCTCTGTTGGCCCCAGACCACACTTGAGCCACACCAGAACTGCCACTATGTGTCAGAGCTCACAAAATCACTGAAGCCACGATAGAAAAGACAATGTACCCTTCCCTGCCCGCATGCAGTTGAGGCTTTCCACGGGGTCACCTGCTGAGCCACCACACCAGCCTCCAAGAGAGGGGACTGCTAACATCCCATCACACGAAGGGGAAAGAGGCTGAGACAGGTCAGCCTGTGGCCTgtattcccctctccccaccacaggTGAGCTCCTGGCCTTGCTGGCAGAAGCCCGAGCAGTGGCAAAGTAAGGGGTGCTTAGGAAAGAGGGGATGGTGGGAAGGCTGGCTGAGGGCAGGGGAGTGAGGGGTGAAGCCAGACCAGAGGGACGGGGAAGGGAATTCTCAGAGGGCAAGTTCCTGGGATGCCAAGTGCTCTGGGGCACTGTCTGGGGCGTTTCTTCCACCTGGGAAGGACTCTCCTGACCTCATTAACATTCCAGTGGcctcttcccacccacctccttccctccctccctccctccctctgtgggCAGGATGCCAACTGGCTAGGGTCCTGCGAGCTGGACCTGCTGTGAGACCCTGGACCAGAAGGACCTTCCCCTCTGTGGGCCTCCGCTTTCCCATCTCTCATCTGTGCAGTGGGTCTGACCACCCAGAGCTACTGGATGGGAAACCGTGGGGCAAACAAAACcctgagcagagaggctgctgcTTAAACGCCCCTCAGGGCTTCCGACCGGAGCTGGTTGATGAGCCTTAAAACCCTGGAACCGAAACAGGGTGAGGAAGACTCCACAGGACAGAGCCAACCCCCTAATCCTTCAgacttggggaggggggaggtggaCCCTGCCAGGAGCCCCCAGGAGGAATGACAGCCCTGGGCCTTCAAGGTCCAACCTGGCCTCACCCCTGCCAACTGCCCTGACGATTCCCTTCCACTCTGCAGCCCGTCTTTCAGCCTGTTCTCCAAGCTGCTGTGCTGTTCCTACCTCAGGGCCCCGGTGTGTACTCCTTCCCAGCTACGGCTCACCATTCGggccacctcctctgagaagccctccctgactacCTCTGTTTGTCTGAAGCGGCCCTCGCTGTGTGTTTGTGGGTTGTCCAGCCCACGCATCTCATGACCCAGCCACTCAGGACAACAAACGTTGTGAATGGACAGATGAATGTCCAGCAGAGTGCGGCCCAGCCCTTCTGGGGAGTGGGAGGACCGTCTGGGAGGCCCTCGGCCCCGTCCCTACTGCACCGTGAGGGCAGGTCACTCCTCGCTCCCTATCCAGTGGACCCCCGCCCTCTCGGGCCCGGGGAGCCGGAAGTGGGACTCGGCCACTCGCAGGGACGTCTTCCCGCACTACCTGGATCGCAGGGTCCGCAAGCCCGGCCTCCCCGGGGACCCAGGACGCCGGCGCTCTGCgccccctgcctgcctctgggcGGGAGGGTTGCTCCCGGCGGCAGGAGCGGCAGGCGGGACGGGGGCCGCCGGGATCAGTTCCCGCagctggggcaggagaggggtcTCCTCCTTACCTGAGGCCCCGGCCGCCCATCCGCCGCCGGCCGCGGACCCCGCAAGGCCGCGGGACTCGGCCTCCGGCGCTCGGGCTGGGGAACGTCGCACAAGAGGCGCGGGCGGCTGGCTCCCGCAGACTGggtgggcgggcgggcgggcgggtaGGGAGACGCCGTCGGGCCCGACACCGCGCGGCCCTTCCGACAGCAGTGACCCGGAAGGCTGGCGCGTCCTTTTCGTTCCGCCGAAACTGCAAAACAGCCACTGTCCCTACTTGCGGCACGCAGGCCCGCCCCCAGTCCGCAGCGGCCTATA
Coding sequences within it:
- the TPRA1 gene encoding transmembrane protein adipocyte-associated 1 isoform X1 gives rise to the protein MRLITAVLKSCRVAEGAQHCVDRGREDSFGGTKRTRQPSGSLLSEGPRGVGPDGVSLPARPPAHPVCGSQPPAPLVRRSPARAPEAESRGLAGSAAGGGWAAGASGPAAGGMDTPEEEIWASGALPPAPNISVPHRCLLLLYEDIGTSRVRYWDLLLLVPNVLFFIFLLWKLPFARAKIRVTSSPIFITFYILVFVVALVGIARAVVSMTVSASDAATVADKILWEITRFFLLAIELSVVILGLAFGHLESKSSIKRVLAITTVLALAYSVTQGTLEILYPDAHLSAEDFNIYGHGGRQFWLVSSCFFFLVYSLVVVLPKTPLKERISLPSRRSFYVYAGILALLNLLQGLGSALLCADVIEGLCCVDATTFLYFSFFAPLIYVAFLRGFFGSEPKILFSYKCQVDETEEPDVHLPQPYAVARREGLEAAVAASTQFDSAGGVAYLDDVASMPCHMGSVNSTDSERWKAINT